The nucleotide sequence AAATATGACCCCTGGCCAAACCCAAGTGCCGCTCACCTACTTCACCCCCACTGGCCCCATTGGTCAGGTTTTTACAGCATTGGGGGATCGCTTAAACAATGTGGCGATTTTGGGATTAGGCGTGGGAACCCTGATGAGTTATGCCCAACCCGGCCAGGCCTGGAGTTTCTATGAAATTGATCCCCTCGTGGTTAGCCTGGCCCAAACCCCGCAATACTTTACCTATCTAACCAGTGCTATGACAAAGCCCCAAATTACCTTAGGGGATGGTCGTTTAAGTTTGGCCCAGGCCCCGGATCACAGTCTTGACTTATTAGTAATGGATGCTTTTAGCTCCGATGCCATTCCGATTCATTTAATCACCCAGGAAGCGCTGGAACTTTATTTCACAAAATTGACCCCCACTGGCCTGGTGGCCATTAATATTACCAATCGCTTTTTAGACCTTGAACCCGTCATCGCTGCTTTAAGTAAGCGGTTAAACTTGTTTTCAGTCATTCAATGGGATCAAGAGATCTCTCAAGGGGAACTTCAAGCTGGAAAAACACCCTCACGTTGGGTCTTACTGACAAAAGATACGGAAAATTTAGCGGACTTAAGGGCTGATCCCCGCTGGGAAAAATTAACAGGTAATCTCCAGATCTCGGCCTGGACAGATGACTTCTCCCAGTTATTGCCCTTGATTCGCCCCTTACGATAGGATCTCTGAATGACTCCTACCTCAATTCGCCACGACCAACATCCCCTAATTGCCCGCCTTGCGGATCAAATTGAGCAAATCTGGGCCGAAACCCTAGACCTATCTCCCTATCAACTCCCAGAGGATTTAGGCTATGTGGAAGGGAAATTGGAAGGGGAAAAACTCACGATTGAAAACCGTTGCTACCAAACCCCCCAATTTCGCAAACTCCATTTAGAACTCGCTCGGGTCGGGACAGTTTTGGATATTTTGCACTGCGTCATGTTTCCGCGTCCCAATAATGCTTTACCGATGTTCGGAACGGATTTGGTCGGGGGGCGGGGGCAAATTTCGGCGGCGATTGTAGATTTATCTCCGGTAGAGGCAGATTTACCCCAGGCCTATCAAGACAGCCTCAAAAGTCTCCCAGCGATTCAGTTCAGCCAACAACGGGACTTACCGGAATGGGGGAGTATTTTCTCCCAGTTTTGTCTTTTTATCCGGCCGGCTGATCCTGGGGAAGAGGATTTATTTCTAGAGCGGGTCGGGGATTACCTCAAGATTCATTGCCACCAGGCCCAGCAGGCAACTCCCTTAAACCCAGAACAAGCCGAAAAAATTTTGGCCGGTCAGCAACGTTACTGTCTGCAACAACAGCAAAATGACAAAACCCGGCGTGTCCTTGAAAAAGCCTTCGGAGAAGCCTGGGCAGACCGTTATATGACGACCGTTCTGTTTGATTTACCCCCTGCTTAATCGTCTTAACCCCAGTTGGGAGACATCCACTAATGGGAAAATGCTGTTCGGCGGGCGAGGAGCGGCAAATTATCAGTTTTCCCGACCAGGCCTGGGGCATAGGCTTCAATAACGCGCCCACTATCGAGGCATTGCACCATGAAATAGTCGCAGCTTGGGCATTGAGTCCGGCTAATTCGATCCAAATGGAGGAAATATCGTTCGGCAGGGCGACCACAGTTAGGGCAGTGAATAGTATGAAAGGTTTGCATCTTAAATAATCCTTAAATTTTCTCGCTTTGGCTTAACCATCTGTTAGGGGATATACGCCTCACCTATGCAACAAGTTATCAAGAAATTAGACGTTAATTAAATATAAAGTTGTTGAATGATAAGTCTTTGGTGATTAAGGAACTATCTTTATTATGGACAACAAAACTAGAAGTGACAACGATCCCGCAGTAAATCTCCATTAAAAATTGCGACAAACTAGCGGGGATCAAGAAAACCGCTAAGCTCAACCTTGAAATTCTGTTACTTTGAATACCGTTTCCCCTGAGTGTTGCCATGAATTAATCATGTCTTAATGTTTGGCTCTGCAAATTTTTGTAAGGCAAGTGACATTGGACAATCGGATTTTTAATTGGTCAGTTAGAAACTATTACCCAATCAAAACCTCTCCTCAGGAACTTCTTTCACCTCAGTGGTTTGACGGAACTTGTCGGGTTTGGGTTCACTGTTATTGGGCCAGCCAGCCCCAGCCCTGTCGCCCAAAATTAAGCCCGACTCTGGCATCGGTCAAAAATAAAGTTATCCTGATCGTTGAGAGGCCAGCCAGAAGACCTAAACTCTCAATTGATTTGATGGTGAATCTGGTGGAGTTCTCCCTCAATAACGCCCCTAGTATTGGCATGATTGGTAAAACCTTTGGTGGTCGGTATCGGATTCTCAGTGTTCTGGGTGCAGGCAACTTCGGACAAACGTTCCTAGCTGAGGATACCCACCGGCCTGGCCGGGTTAAGTGTGTGGTTAAATACCTGCGCCCAGCCCGCACCGATGGCAATTTTCTTCCCTTAGCCCGAGATTTGTTTCTCCGAGAAGCCCAAGTCCTAGAAAAACTCGGCCATCATGATCAAATTCCTCGGCTCCTGGCCTATTTTGCGGAGGGTGAAGAATTTTATCTGGTTCAGGATTTCATTGAAGGTCATGTTCTACGCACAGAGTTACCCCTTGGCTGTTGTTGGAGTGAAGCCCAAGTTATCCAAATGCTGACGGATGCTTTGCAGATTCTCAGTTTTGTCCATCGCTGTGGGGTCATCCATCGGGACATTAAGCCGGATAATCTGATGCGGCGAGTTAGTGATCAAAAGCTGGTCTTAATTGATTTTGGGGCCGTTAAACAAATGGGGATGTCCATTGGGGGCGGGACACTCATGGGGGCGGCGGCGGCTCAAACTATTGCCATTGGAACTCCGGGGTATATGCCTCCCGAACAGGCCCAGGGGCGGCCTCGCGCCAATAGTGATCTCTATGCTTTGGGGATGATCGGCGTTCAGGCCCTCAGTGGTCAGAATCCTCTCCAACTGCCCCAAGATAAATTGGGAAACTGGCAATGGCAAGCCCAAATGGCGGTGAGTGGGGGCCTGGTGGAAATCCTCTCGCGAATGATCCGGCCTGGGGTCTATGAACGGTATAACTCGGCGGATGAAGTTCTCCAGGCCTTGCACAATCTTGAGAGCGCGCCCCCGGTCTGGAAACGTCTAGGTAATTTTCTCCGCACCCCAGTTCAGGATCTGCTGCGGCCTAATTCCCCGCCGCCAGTGTCACCCATTCTTGCCAATCCGCCCCCAACCCGACAACCGACTTCCGCCTCAGAATCAGATTTGCCACCCTTAAAAGCCTATGGTCAGGGCCGGAATGTTTTTATTAGCCATTCTAACGGGAGCGAAGAACAAGAACTCGCCGA is from Synechococcus sp. PCC 6312 and encodes:
- a CDS encoding phycocyanobilin:ferredoxin oxidoreductase, which codes for MTPTSIRHDQHPLIARLADQIEQIWAETLDLSPYQLPEDLGYVEGKLEGEKLTIENRCYQTPQFRKLHLELARVGTVLDILHCVMFPRPNNALPMFGTDLVGGRGQISAAIVDLSPVEADLPQAYQDSLKSLPAIQFSQQRDLPEWGSIFSQFCLFIRPADPGEEDLFLERVGDYLKIHCHQAQQATPLNPEQAEKILAGQQRYCLQQQQNDKTRRVLEKAFGEAWADRYMTTVLFDLPPA